Proteins encoded by one window of Venturia canescens isolate UGA chromosome 2, ASM1945775v1, whole genome shotgun sequence:
- the LOC122405697 gene encoding uncharacterized protein has translation MLCNAIFVGFCCFLLPAYVIAEERPRIIIIGSGAAGIAAASRLLQNGFTNLTILEAENRIGGRIHTTELGGYWVDVGGQWVHGEENNVAFELAWPLGLLQKTESVWLYKLFSSSGSMTPETTGKKLMEFYYDLVESEPPDEYLNVSIGEYYKIKFDEFFKAHREIAVDERGPLENMVDLFEMAHDAGDNWFNVSVRGLREYTRCPGDQAIHWKNKGYSTILDVLMKKIPNPLEELPVLNKTIYNSEVSRIKYNLSGGNVRVVTSTGDEYVGAHVILTASLGVLKSDHQTLFDPPLPEKKINAIRGLEFGTVAKIYLHYPEPWWDTGNGTHMFAFHWTKKDRDELAKDSEKAWLLGLFGAMRVENKPNLLCCWLSGPHARAMESVPEELVFDQTKEMLRRFIGKTYNLTEPTAMLRSQWYSNKHFRGTYSYRSLATERSGAMAIDLSEPITQRKKPILSFAGEATHPQYFSTVHGAIETGWREADRIIKYHTERKSTKDYSLHIQMSKIAMFRLALFATLCSSVLQVQAIVARSPRIVIIGAGASGIAAASRLLQNGFNNVTILEAENRIGGRVYTTRFGDYWVDVGGQWVHGEEDNVVYELAWRLGLLGHWDVETNMTVLSSSGSALPEAIASDLVDLFFNMTNARTPEEYSGRSEGDFYKLEFNERFDSYPELTNEQRKSLTQMFDLLQMTADAADSWVNVSAHHEDVLCPGDQALNWKDRGYSTILDILMKKFPDPAKELPVLNKTILNAEVSEIDYNVPHGVIKVSTTNGFEYRAEHVIVTVSLGVLKADHERMFNPPLPETKVNAIQGLQLGHVAKIFLLYPEAWWGVDNFAFFTIYWTEEDRKELENDPEKSWLLSIVTIVSVEHKPRLLSCWLAGPHAREMESKSEEQVFTQLKEIFHRFFGPGYNLTEPSAMLRSKWFLNKHFRGTWSYRNLETERLAATAGDLQEPIKHEGNPIVLFAGEATSTKHSSTVNGAIGSGWREANRLIKLYGRQRSTKERATEFPSLAKIPRAKFHELHSNKMFSCAIILALCCFLQLQADQVSPRIIIVGSGAAGIAAGTRLLENGFENVTILEAENRVGGRLYSTEFGGYTVDIGAEWVHGEKNNAVFEMVWPLGLLERSIPAGFSTLFDSAGGKMDEKTAADLLNFFDGDLLATMPAEEYKNRSLGDWYIHRLDEYFKGHLEIEPELREPLKKTFCLMKMAYDAADDWFDVAVDENYEVCEGDLLINWKNRTYGFVIDILLKKFPNPAEELPFRAKTILNTEVTKIDYDNPDGAVRVVTKNGDEYVADHVIVTPSLGVLKADHEKLFNPPLPETKVNAIKTIGFGSVAKIYLIYDEPWWPLTDSVMSLDFYWTDEDRKKVADNPEQSWLLGVFGIITIEHKPGLLCCWVTGSRVREMERRSEEQVFSEIKELLRGFLGKTYNLTEPKAMLRSQWHSNPHFRGTYSHKTPESKRVGALPAHIEEPIMENEKPKVMFAGEATSSHQYSTVHGAIRTGWREADRLMKHYGHAVTEKPKTT, from the exons ATGCTGTGCAACGCGATATTCGTCGGTTTCTGCTGCTTTCTACTACCAGCTTACGTAATCGCTGAGGAAAGACcaagaattattattatcggaTCTGGTGCAGCCGGAATAGCCGCGGCTTCGCGTCTCTTGCAGAATGGATTCACCAATCTGACGATACTCGAGGCGGAGAATAGAATCGGTGGAAGAATTCACACCACGGAATTGg GTGGTTACTGGGTCGACGTCGGAGGTCAGTGGGTCCACGGAGAAGAAAACAATGTGGCATTCGAACTGGCATGGCCTCTGGGGCTACTCCAAAAAACTGAGTCGGTGTGGCTGTACAAATTGTTCAGTTCTTCCGGCTCGATGACTCCGGAAACAACGGGTAAAAAGCTGATGGAGTTTTACTACGATCTCGTCGAAAGCGAGCCACCGGACGAGTACTTGAATGTGTCCATCGGAGAGTACTACAAAATTAA ATtcgatgagtttttcaaagctCATCGGGAGATCGCCGTAGACGAGCGGGGGCCCTTGGAAAATATGGTCGATCTTTTTGAAATGGCTCACGACGCTGGGGATAATTGGTTCAACGTTTCTGTCAGAGGACTCCGCGAATACACTCGTTGTCCCGGAGACCAAGCGattcattggaaaaataaaggataCAGTACGATTCTCGACGTTTTAATG aaaaaaattccgaatcCATTGGAAGAGCTGCCGGTGTTGAACAAAACGATTTACAACAGCGAAGTTTCGCGGATCAAATACAACCTTTCTGGTGGAAACGTGCGCGTTGTTACTTCGACCGGAGACGAGTACGTCGGGGCTCACGTTATTCTCACAGCATCTCTGGGCGTTTTGAAATCCGATCATCAAACGCTTTTTGACCCTCCGTtacctgagaaaaaaataaatgcgatTCGG GGCCTCGAGTTTGGAACTGTGGCAAAAATTTATCTCCATTATCCCGAACCTTGGTGGGACACCGGAAACGGAACTCACATGTTTGCTTTCCATTGGACCAAGAAGGACAGAGATGAGCTTGCGAAAGAT TCCGAAAAGGCCTGGTTACTCGGACTGTTTGGAGCGATGCGTGTGGAGAACAAGCCCAATTTGTTGTGCTGCTGGCTCAGCGGACCCCACGCCAGAGCAATGGAAAGTGTACCCGAAGAGCTGGTTTTCGACCAGACGAAGGAGATGCTACGGCGATTTATAGGCAAAACCTACAACCTCACAGAACCAACTGCAATGTTGAG GAGTCAGTGGTACAGCAATAAACACTTCAGGGGTACGTACAGCTACAGAAGTCTCGCGACTGAAAGATCGGGAGCGATGGCGATCGACCTGTCGGAGCCGATAACGCAGCGAAAAAAACCT ATTCTCTCGTTCGCTGGTGAAGCCACGCATCCCCAGTATTTTTCGACGGTGCACGGAGCGATTGAGACCGGATGGCGAGAAGCTGACAGAATCATCAAATACCACACCGAACGCAAGTCCACCAAAGACT ACTCGCTGCATATTCAAATGTCAAAGATCGCGATGTTTCGGCTCGCCTTGTTCGCAACTTTGTGCTCCTCCGTTCTTCAAGTCCAAGCTATCGTCGCTCGTTCACCGAGGATTGTTATCATTGGAGCTGGCGCTTCCGGGATCGCGGCGGCTTCCCGTCTCCTACAAAATGGTTTCAACAACGTTACCATTCTCGAAGCGGAAAATAGAATCGGTGGGAGAGTTTACACCACCAGATTTG GCGACTATTGGGTGGACGTCGGTGGACAGTGGGTCCACGGCGAGGAGGACAACGTAGTGTACGAGCTCGCCTGGCGTCTTGGCCTCCTCGGGCACTGGGACGTTGAAACAAATATGACAGTGCTCAGTTCATCGGGATCCGCATTACCCGAGGCTATTGCAAGCGACCTTGTCGACTTGTTTTTCAATATGACGAACGCGAGGACACCAGAAGAATACTCGGGCAGATCGGAGGGAGATTTTTACAAGCTTga ATTCAATGAGCGCTTCGATTCTTATCCTGAGCTGACGAACGAGCAGAGGAAATCTCTGACGCAGATGTTCGATTTGCTTCAAATGACCGCGGACGCTGCAGACAGTTGGGTGAACGTTTCTGCGCATCACGAAGACGTTTTGTGTCCGGGTGACCAAGCTCTCAATTGGAAAGACAGAGGATACAGCACGATTCTCGATATCTTGATG aaaaaattccCCGATCCTGCTAAGGAACTTCCGGTGCTCAACAAAACTATACTGAACGCTGAAGTCTCTGAGATCGATTACAATGTTCCTCATGGCGTTATCAAGGTTTCGACCACCAACGGATTCGAATACCGAGCTGAACACGTCATCGTGACGGTGTCCCTCGGCGTCTTGAAAGCCGATCACGAAAGGATGTTCAATCCACCATTACCGGAAACGAAAGTCAACGCTATTCAG GGTCTTCAACTCGGTCACGTGGCGAAAATATTCTTGCTCTATCCCGAAGCATGGTGGGGAGTTGACAATTTCGCGTTTTTCACTATTTACTGGACCGAAGAGGATCGAAAGGAGCTCGAAAATGAT CCCGAGAAATCGTGGCTTCTGAGCATTGTCACGATTGTCAGTGTCGAGCACAAGCCACGTTTGCTGAGTTGTTGGTTGGCGGGTCCGCACGCTCGGGAAATGGAATCCAAGTCCGAAGAGCAAGTTTTCACTCAGCTGAAGgagatttttcatcgattcttcGGACCTGGATACAATCTTACCGAACCCTCCGCTATGTTACG GAGCAAGTGGTTCCTCAATAAACATTTTCGAGGAACGTGGAGTTATCGCAACCTCGAAACTGAACGTCTCGCTGCCACGGCCGGCGATCTTCAGGAACCAATTAAGCACGAAGGAAACCCC ATCGTACTGTTCGCCGGAGAAGCAACCTCGACGAAACATTCATCGACAGTTAACGGAGCAATCGGTTCAGGGTGGCGCGAAGCTAATCGCTTGATAAAGCTCTATGGCCGTCAGAGATCCACAAAGGAGCGAGCCACCGAATTTCCTTCTCTTGCTAAAATC CCTCGAGCAAAATTCCACGAGTTGcattcgaataaaatgttCAGCTGCGCGATAATCTTAGCTTTGTGTTGCTTTTTGCAACTCCAAGCGGATCAAGTGTCTCCGAGAATAATCATCGTCGGATCCGGAGCAGCGGGCATTGCTGCAGGCACTCGCCTCCTGGAAAATGGTTTCGAGAACGTGACGATTCTCGAAGCTGAGAACCGCGTCGGTGGCCGCCTCTATTCCACGGAATTTG GCGGTTACACCGTGGACATTGGAGCCGAGTGGgtacacggagaaaaaaataatgcggTTTTCGAAATGGTCTGGCCACTGGGACTCTTAGAGAGATCAATTCCCGCTGGATTTTCAACGTTGTTTGATTCTGCTGGAGGAAAAATGGACGAAAAAACAGCTGCTGacttgttaaattttttcgatggGGACCTTCTCGCTACGATGCCTGCAGAGGAGTACAAAAATCGGAGTCTGGGCGATTGGTACATCcacag ATTGGACGAATATTTCAAAGGACATCTGGAAATAGAGCCCGAGCTACGTGaacctttgaaaaaaacattctgcTTGATGAAGATGGCTTACGACGCTGCTGACGATTGGTTTGACGTCGCAGTCGATGAAAATTATGAGGTATGCGAAGGAGATCTACTGATCAATTGGAAGAACAGAACGTACGGTTTCGTCATCGACATTTTGCTG AAAAAGTTCCCAAATCCTGCCGAAGAACTTCCCTTCCGAGCCAAAACGATTCTCAATACCGAAGTAACGAAAATCGACTATGACAATCCTGACGGAGCGGTTCGTGTGGTGACGAAAAACGGTGACGAGTACGTCGCCGATCACGTTATTGTCACTCCGTCCCTTGGCGTTTTGAAGGCTGACCACGAGAAACTTTTCAATCCTCCCTTGCCAGAAACCAAAGTCAATGCTATTAAG ACAATTGGATTTGGAAGTGTCGCGAAAATCTACCTGATATACGACGAACCATGGTGGCCTCTGACGGACTCTGTGATGAGCTTAGATTTCTATTGGACGGatgaagatagaaaaaaagtggCCGATAAT CCAGAGCAATCTTGGCTGTTGGGCGTTTTTGGCATCATCACGATCGAACACAAGCCAGGCTTGTTGTGTTGTTGGGTCACAGGTTCGCGTGTTCGAGAAATGGAAAGACGATCGGAGGAGCAAGTTTTCAGTGAAATAAAAGAACTGCTCCGTGGATTTTTGGGGAAAACTTACAATCTCACAGAACCAAAAGCAATGTTGAG GAGTCAATGGCACTCGAACCCACACTTCAGAGGAACCTACAGCCACAAAACTCCGGAATCTAAACGCGTCGGTGCTCTGCCCGCTCACATCGAAGAACCGataatggaaaatgaaaaacct AAAGTTATGTTCGCTGGTGAGGCGACGTCTAGTCATCAGTATTCAACGGTCCATGGTGCCATCCGTACTGGTTGGCGCGAGGCTGATCGACTGATGAAGCATTACGGTCACGCAGTGACCGAGAAACCGAAAACTACGTAA
- the LOC122405698 gene encoding uncharacterized protein: protein MFRYAIISALCCFVQLQADDIPPRIIIIGSGPSGIAAGTRLLENGFENVTILEAENRVGGRLYSKEFGGHTVDIGAQWVHGEKNNAVFEMVWPLGLVERSNPVRYTSIYDSEGVKMNDNAASDLIEHYIGLTSMSVTDEYKDGTLGAWYTHKLDEYFEEHPEIKAEQREPLKKSLCLMEMALDAADSWFDVAVDKDYEECEGDQMINWKNKTYGSVIDILTKKFPNPAEELPFRAKTILNTEVTKINYNNPDGAVRVVTKNGDEYVADHVIFTPSLGVLKADHEKLFNPPLPELKANAIKTLGFGSVAKIYLKYDEPWWPMKESVMGMHFYWTDEDRKKLANDAEKSWFLGVYAIITVEHKPGLLCCWVTGQHAREMEAVSEDKVLAGVKELIHKFVGKSYNITEPTAMLRSRWFSDPHFRGTYSHRTPESKGVDSPRAQIAEPIMGQEKPRVMFAGEATSTHQYSTVHGAISTGWREADRLMKQYGHEVTEKPKTSLFYKHLFVYGDINNMEWGHLSLPVQMQSCDKHYDITTLDKFHQLHLKKMFSCAIILALSCFLQLQADQASPRIIIIGSGASGIAAGTRLLENGFGNVTILEAEDRIGGRLYSTEFAGYPIDIGGQWVHGEKDNAVFEMAWPLGVLEKSDPQRDTTMFDSAGEKMEDRAVNDLIDFVWGNLSSMAVTEEYRNRSVGDWYSHKLDEYFEGHPEIKPEQREPLKKSLCSMEMASDGADSWFDVSTDEEYEQCEGDQAINWKEKTYGFVIDLLTKKFPNPAEELPFRAKTIINTEVTKINYNNPDGAIRVVTKNGDEYVADHVIFTPSLGVLKADHEKLFNPPLPESKVDAIKAIGYGSVAKIYLKYEEPWWLPTDHVMGKIFHWTDDHRKKMASDPVVSWLLGVYSIISVEHKPGLLCCWVTGQQARDMERVPEEQVFNGVKELIHRFLGKSYNLTEPTAMLRSRWFSNPHFRGTYSYRTPESQRAGIVASQIAEPIMELEKPRVMFAGEATSSHQYSTVHGAITSGWREADRILKHYGHDEVTKKPKAS from the exons ATGTTCCGCTACGCAATAATCTCAGCTTTGTGTTGCTTCGTGCAACTCCAAGCGGATGATATTCCTCCGAGAATAATCATCATCGGATCTGGACCATCGGGCATTGCTGCAGGCACTCGCCTCTTGGAAAATGGTTTCGAGAACGTGACGATTCTCGAAGCTGAGAATCGCGTCGGTGGACGGCTCTATTCCAAGGAATTCG GCGGTCATACAGTGGACATTGGAGCTCAATGGGTTCATGGAGAAAAGAACAATGCTGTTTTCGAAATGGTTTGGCCACTCGGACTTGTGGAAAGATCGAACCCCGTAAGATATACCTCGATATACGATTCTGAAGGGGTCAAAATGAACGACAACGCTGCAAGTGATTTGATAGAACATTACATCGGTCTGACCTCGATGAGCGTAACGGATGAATACAAAGATGGTACCCTGGGCGCTTGGTACACACACAA ATTGGACGAATATTTTGAAGAACATCCAGAAATAAAGGCGGAGCAACGCGAAccgttgaaaaaatcgttatgCTTGATGGAAATGGCTTTGGACGCTGCTGACAGTTGGTTCGACGTCGCAGTCGATAAAGATTACGAAGAGTGCGAAGGAGACCAAATGATCAATTGGAAGAACAAAACGTACGGTTCCGTCATCGATATTTTGACG AAAAAGTTCCCAAATCCTGCGGAAGAACTTCCCTTCCGAGCCAAGACGATTCTCAATACCGAAGTGACGAAAATCAATTACAACAATCCTGATGGGGCAGTTCGTGTGGTGACTAAAAACGGTGACGAGTACGTCGCCGACCACGTTATTTTCACTCCGTCTCTCGGCGTTTTGAAAGCTGATCATGAGAAACTTTTCAATCCTCCCTTGCCGGAATTGAAAGCCAATGCGATTAAG ACACTTGGGTTTGGAAGCGTCGCGAAAATCTACTTGAAATACGACGAACCTTGGTGGCCCATGAAGGAGTCTGTGATGGGCATGCATTTCTATTGGACCGAtgaagacagaaaaaaattggcgaacGAT GCAGAGAAATCTTGGTTCCTGGGCGTTTATGCAATCATCACCGTTGAACACAAGCCCGGATTGTTGTGTTGTTGGGTCACTGGTCAACATGCCCGGGAAATGGAAGCTGTTTCCGAGGATAAAGTTCTTGCTGGAGTAAAAGAACTGATTCATAAATTTGTGGGAAAAAGTTATAACATCACCGAGCCTACGGCAATGTTAAG GAGTCGATGGTTCTCGGATCCCCACTTCAGAGGAACCTACAGCCACAGAACCCCGGAATCCAAAGGCGTTGATAGCCCCCGGGCTCAAATCGCAGAACCGATAATGGGGCAAGAGAAACCT CGAGTCATGTTCGCTGGGGAGGCGACTTCCACTCATCAATACTCGACGGTACACGGTGCCATCAGTACTGGTTGGCGTGAGGCTGATAGACTGATGAAACAATACGGTCACGAAGTAactgaaaaaccaaaaacttc ATTATTctataaacatttatttgtgTACGGTGACATCAACAATATGGAGTGG GGTCACTTATCGCTCCCAGTTCAAATGCAATCATGCGATAAACATTATGATATAACTACTTTAGACAAATTTCACCAGCTGCATTTGAAGAAAATGTTCAGCTGCGCGATTATCTTAGCTTTGTCTTGCTTTCTGCAACTCCAAGCGGATCAAGCTTCTCCGAGAATAATCATCATCGGATCCGGAGCATCGGGCATTGCTGCGGGCACTCGCCTACTGGAAAATGGTTTCGGGAACGTGACCATTCTCGAAGCTGAGGATCGCATCGGTGGCCGCCTCTATTCCACGGAGTTTG CCGGTTATCCAATCGATATCGGAGGCCAATGGGTTCACGGAGAAAAGGACAATGCCGTATTCGAAATGGCATGGCCACTCGGCGTCTTGGAAAAATCGGATCCGCAGAGAGATACAACGATGTTCGATTCAGCCggggaaaaaatggaggaTCGAGCGGTGAATGACTTGATAGATTTCGTATGGGGGAACCTCAGCTCGATGGCCGTAACGGAGGAATACCGAAATCGTAGCGTGGGCGATTGGTACTCGCACAA aTTGGACGAATACTTTGAGGGACATCCGGAAATAAAACCGGAGCAACGCGAACCGTTGAAGAAATCATTGTGCTCAATGGAAATGGCTTCGGACGGTGCTGATAGTTGGTTCGACGTTTCAACCGATGAAGAATACGAGCAATGCGAAGGGGATCAAGCGATTAACTGGAAAGAGAAAACGTACGGTTTCGTGATCGACCTTTTGACG AAAAAGTTCCCAAATCCTGCGGAAGAACTTCCCTTCCGAGCCAAGACGATTATCAATACCGAAGTGACGAAAATCAATTACAACAATCCTGATGGAGCCATTCGTGTGGTGACTAAAAACGGTGACGAGTACGTCGCCGATCACGTTATTTTCACTCCGTCTCTCGGCGTTTTGAAAGCTGATCATGAGAAGCTTTTCAATCCTCCCTTGCCGGAATCCAAAGTCGATGCGATTAAG GCCATCGGGTATGGAAGTGTCGCTAAAATTTACTTGAAGTATGAAGAGCCATGGTGGCTCCCAACGGACCATGTGATGGGCAAGATTTTTCATTGGACCGACgaccatagaaaaaaaatggcctCGGAT CCAGTCGTTTCTTGGTTGCTGGGTGTTTACAGCATCATCAGCGTTGAACACAAGCCAGGATTACTGTGTTGTTGGGTCACAGGTCAACAGGCTCGGGATATGGAAAGGGTTCCGGAAGAACAAGTTTTTAATGGAGTTAAAGAACTGATCCACAgatttttgggaaaaagttaCAACCTCACAGAACCAACGGCAATGCTCAG GAGTCGATGGTTCTCGAACCCACACTTCAGAGGAACTTACAGCTACAGAACCCCGGAATCTCAACGCGCCGGTATCGTGGCATCTCAAATCGCAGAGCCAATAATGGAACTAGAAAAACCC CGAGTCATGTTCGCTGGCGAGGCCACGTCCAGTCACCAGTATTCGACGGTCCACGGTGCCATCACTTCTGGCTGGCGTGAAGCTGACAGGATATTGAAACATTACGGTCACGATGAAGTAACCAAAAAACCGAAAGCTTCATAA